Within the Acuticoccus sediminis genome, the region CGGAGAAGTGGGTCGAGCTCAATGGCAAATATGCAGCGGAGTGGCCCAACATCACCGTAAAGAAAGATCCGTATCCGGATCATGAGAAGTGGAGCGAGGTCCAGGACAAGCTGGAGACCCACTTCAACCCGGAGCCGGGTACCGGAGACTGAGACTCGGGGCCATGGGAATGCCGAGCGGGACAGTCAAGCCCTCGAGGGCCTAACAAACGGTTTCAATCCGTCGAGGTTTGGCGCGCGTCGGCGCGCCCTCTTCAATTTCGTCGCGAGCTGTGCTATATTGACATAATGCCGCGCACGTCATGATGCGCCGTATTCGCGCGAAGGTGTGGCTAGGTTGCAGCAACAACAGGAGCGGAGAGTCCGGCCCGGTCGACCCTTGGCGTCGTCGGGGCCCAGCACGTCGAGTTGTAAGCCGCATTTGGTGCCCATGGCAGCTGAGCCGGGCACGATCCACAAGAACTAGGCACGTCGGTCCGGCCGGGCCCGTGTTTCTCGAGGAGTACTCAGACCATATGGCAACGGTGAAGAAGAGCGCCGCTCCCAAGTCGGCGTTCAAGCCGAACGAGCACGTCGTGTATCCGGCGCATGGCGTCGGGCAGGTACAGGCCATCGAGAAGACCGAGTTCGCGGGTCACCCGCTGGAACTCATCGTGGTCACCTTCCCGAAGGATAAGATGACGCTGCGTGTTCCGGTTGGTAAAGCCAAAACGGTCGGCATGCGCAAGCTCGCCGACGGCGATACCATGAAAAAGGCGCTCGAGACCGTTGCCGGGCGCGCTCGCGTCAAACGCACCATGTGGAGCCGCCGCGCTCAGGAATACGAGGCGAAGATCAACTCGGGCGATCTCATCGCCATCTCGGAAGTCGTGCGCGACCTCTACCGCGCGGACAGCCAGCCCGAGCAGTCCTACTCCGAGCGCCAGCTCTACGAAGCCGCCCTTGACCGCATGGCCCGCGAGATCGCCGCCATCAACAAGAGCGAGGAAGACGAGGCGATCAAGCTGATCGAGACTCAGCTCGCCAAGAGCCCGAAGCGCGCCACCAAGGCGGAAGCCGAGGCCGACGCGGACGCCGACGAGACGGACGACGACGAACTGCACGACAAGGCAGCCTGATCTGTCGCGACCGCAGCGGGCCAGGGCCCGCTGCGCCCCTTGCACGACCCACTCGAGACGACCATGGAAAACCTCCCCGAGTTCCAACCCGCGGCCTACATCATCGCGGGGCTGGTTGTT harbors:
- a CDS encoding CarD family transcriptional regulator, with translation MATVKKSAAPKSAFKPNEHVVYPAHGVGQVQAIEKTEFAGHPLELIVVTFPKDKMTLRVPVGKAKTVGMRKLADGDTMKKALETVAGRARVKRTMWSRRAQEYEAKINSGDLIAISEVVRDLYRADSQPEQSYSERQLYEAALDRMAREIAAINKSEEDEAIKLIETQLAKSPKRATKAEAEADADADETDDDELHDKAA